A stretch of the Etheostoma spectabile isolate EspeVRDwgs_2016 unplaced genomic scaffold, UIUC_Espe_1.0 scaffold00003957, whole genome shotgun sequence genome encodes the following:
- the LOC116676886 gene encoding LOW QUALITY PROTEIN: eukaryotic translation initiation factor 1b-like (The sequence of the model RefSeq protein was modified relative to this genomic sequence to represent the inferred CDS: inserted 1 base in 1 codon) has translation MSDIQNLQTFDPFADATKGDDRLPAGTEDYIHIXIQQRNGRKTLTTVQGIATDYDKKKLVKAFKKKFACNGTVIEHPEYGEVIQLQGDQRKNICQFLIEIDLAKEEQLKVHGF, from the exons ATGTCCGATATCCAGAACCTCCAAACTTTTG aCCCCTTTGCTGATGCAACTAAGGGTGATGACCGCCTCCCAGCTGGGACAGAGGACTATATCCACA AAATCCAACAGCGGAACGGCAGGAAGACCCTCACCACTGTCCAGGGCATTGCCACCGACTATGATAAGAAGAAGCTAGTCAAGGCCTTCAAGAAG AAGTTTGCTTGCAATGGGACAGTAATTGAGCACCCAGAGTATGGTGAAGTGATCCAGCTTCAGGGAGACCAACGCAAGAATATCTGCCAGTTCCTCATTGAG attGACCTGGCCAAGGAGGAGCAGCTCAAAGTCCACGGCTTCTAG